One Miscanthus floridulus cultivar M001 chromosome 11, ASM1932011v1, whole genome shotgun sequence DNA window includes the following coding sequences:
- the LOC136494364 gene encoding pentatricopeptide repeat-containing protein At1g08070, chloroplastic-like, whose product MATAVPTAALPTPARAGPAPPRAPLRADPRYLTQLQAALIKSGELTASPKSFHSLLEAAAASPTLLPYAVSLFRLGPRPPPSTPCYNVLMRAFLHAGHPEDALPLFVEMLGAASACPDQHTVACVLKSCSRMCALDVGRGVQAYAIKRGLMADRFVLSSLIHMYASCRDVSAARLLFDAVEENGAVMWNAIITAYLKNGYWMEVVEMFKGMLEVGLAFDEVTLVSVVTACGRIGDAKLGKWVAGYVDEKGLVRSRNLMTALIDMYAKCGELGKARRLFDGMQSRDVVAWSAMISGYTQADQCQEALALFSEMQLAGVEPNNVTMVSVLSACAVLGALETGTWVHSYIRRKRLPLTIILGTALVDFYAKCGCIDKAVEAFESMPVKNSWTWTALIKGMATNGRGREALELFSSMRKASVEPTYVTFIGVLMACSHSCLVEEGRRHFDSMTQDYGIKPRAEHYGCIVDLLGRAGLVDEAYQFIRTMPIEPSTVIWRALLSSCAVHKNVEIGEEALKQIISLNSRHSGDYILMSNIYASVGQWKDAAMVRKEMKDRGIEKTPGCSLIELDGVVFEFFAEDSDHPQLREIYQKVEEMIDRIKMAGYIPNIADVRLEVDEHEKEVSVSHHSEKLAIAFGLMKLDPGATIRLSKNLRVCTDCHSATKLISKVYNREIVVRDWNRFHHFKDGTCSCNDYW is encoded by the coding sequence ATGGCCACCGCCGTCCCCACGGCGGCTCTCCCCACACCGGCCCGCGCCGGGCCGGCGCCGCCCCGTGCTCCACTCCGCGCAGATCCGCGCTACTTGACACAGCTCCAGGCGGCACTAATCAAGTCCGGGGAGCTCACCGCCTCGCCCAAATCCTTCCACTCCCTCCTCGAGGCGGCCGCCGCCTCTCCGACGCTGCTCCCCTACGCGGTCAGCCTGTTCCGTTTGGGCCCGCGGCCGCCCCCTTCCACGCCGTGCTACAACGTCCTTATGCGAGCTTTCCTTCACGCGGGCCACCCGGAGGACGCCCTGCCCCTGTTCGTCGAAATGCTCGGCGCTGCTTCGGCCTGCCCTGACCAGCACACCGTCGCCTGCGTCCTCAAGTCATGCTCCAGGATGTGCGCGCTGGATGTAGGGCGCGGCGTCCAGGCGTACGCCATCAAGCGTGGGCTCATGGCCGATCGGTTCGTTCTGAGCAGCTTGATTCATATGTACGCGAGCTGTAGGGATGTTTCAGCGGCACGGCTTCTGTTCGATGCGGTGGAGGAGAATGGCGCGGTGATGTGGAACGCAATCATCACGGCGTACTTGAAGAACGGATATTGGATGGAGGTGGTGGAGATGTTTAAGGGCATGCTTGAGGTTGGTCTGGCCTTTGATGAAGTCACATTGGTGAGTGTCGTCACGGCATGTGGACGAATAGGTGATGCGAAGCTTGGGAAGTGGGTTGCTGGATATGTGGATGAAAAGGGCCTGGTGAGGAGCCGAAACTTGATGACTGCACTGATCGACATGTATGCCAAGTGTGGAGAGCTTGGTAAGGCACGGAGGTTGTTCGATGGGATGCAGTCCAGGGATGTGGTTGCTTGGAGCGCAATGATCTCAGGTTACACGCAGGCAGATCAATGTCAAGAGGCACTTGCTCTTTTCAGTGAGATGCAGCTTGCTGGAGTTGAGCCGAATAATGTGACCATGGTCAGCGTGCTCTCTGCTTGTGCTGTCCTGGGTGCACTTGAGACAGGAACGTGGGTGCATTCCTACATAAGAAGGAAGCGTTTACCTCTCACAATTATTCTTGGCACTGCATTGGTGGACTTCTACGCAAAGTGTGGATGCATTGACAAGGCAGTTGAAGCATTCGAGTCAATGCCTGTGAAGAACTCATGGACATGGACAGCCTTGATAAAGGGCATGGCAACCAATGGAAGGGGCAGGGAAGCATTGGAGCTCTTCTCATCCATGCGCAAGGCCAGTGTCGAGCCCACCTATGTGACATTCATTGGTGTTCTCATGGCTTGCAGTCACAGCTGCTTAGTTGAAGAGGGTCGCCGGCATTTTGATAGCATGACTCAGGATTATGGCATTAAGCCAAGAGCTGAGCACTATGGATGTATTGTGGATCTATTGGGGCGGGCTGGTTTGGTAGATGAGGCGTACCAGTTTATCAGAACCATGCCCATCGAGCCAAGCACTGTTATCTGGAGGGCGCTACTGTCTTCCTGCGCAGTTCACAAAAATGTTGAAATCGGGGAAGAAGCACTAAAGCAGATCATCTCCTTGAACTCCCGTCACAGTGGTGATTACATACTTATGTCAAATATATATGCATCAGTGGGACAATGGAAGGATGCAGCAATGGTTCGAAAGGAAATGAAGGACAGAGGGATTGAGAAAACTCCAGGTTGTAGTCTCATTGAGCTGGATGGGGTTGTCTTCGAGTTCTTTGCTGAAGACAGTGACCACCCCCAATTGAGGGAGATATACCAGAAAGTTGAGGAGATGATTGACAGGATCAAGATGGCTGGGTATATCCCAAATATAGCTGATGTGAGGCTAGAAGTTGATGAGCATGAGAAGGAAGTATCTGTTTCCCATCACAGTGAGAAGTTGGCCATTGCATTTGGCCTAATGAAGTTGGACCCTGGTGCAACAATTCGCTTATCGAAGAATCTAAGAGTGTGCACAGACTGCCACTCAGCCACAAAGTTGATTTCCAAGGTGTACAATAGGGAGATTGTTGTTCGAGACTGGAATAGATTTCATCATTTCAAGGATGGTACTTGCTCCTGCAATGATTACTGGTGA
- the LOC136493472 gene encoding glycosyl hydrolase 5 family protein-like, with amino-acid sequence MAGIKKPHLNSGSAIVSAHQQITMAASTSPLLLLALLLLPALMAAASLPALPLSTASRWIVGADGRRVKLACANWASHLEPAAAEGLARRGVSDIAARVAAMGFNCVRLTWPTYLATNATLASLPLRWSLERLGMLESVAGVRVNNPALLDLPLVDVFREVVSSLASKGIMVILDNQMTTPGWCCSRTDGNGFFGDVYFDPDEWLKGLSAMATMFNNTKYVVGMSLRNELRGPKQNVSLWYRYMQMGAEAVHAANPNVLVILSGLDFDNTLSFLFKEKVNLSFSGKLVYEQHWYGFSDGGNWESQNQNDACGMVVDFIWAKGLFLLQQGWSLFFSEFGFDMSGTHIGDNRYLTCFLSVAAEMDLDWSIWALQGSYYIREGTLAYDESYGLLSWDWCTARNPSFIKRINSLQSPFQGPGLPNSQEPYNIIFHPQSGLCVLARSSKLLELGPCDESNAWNYTSAYELVVKSTGQCVQAKSVGKNAKLGTDCSKPSSKWHLISNSKMHVSAELTKNGTRVCLDASPDGAIRTNQCKCLSVDPACDPESQWFKVILSSRDIPGGDSILQLPSLGPWPPTSLSS; translated from the exons ATGGCAGGAATCAAAAAGCCCCATTTAAATTCCGGATCCGCCATAGTCTCCGCACACCAACAAATCACCATGGCGGCCTCCACCTCTCCACTGCTCCTCCTCGCCCTACTCCTCCTACCCGCGCTCATGGCGGCGGCCTCGCTCCCAGCGCTGCCGCTCTCGACGGCGTCGCGGTGGATTGTGGGCGCGGACGGGCGGCGCGTGAAACTGGCGTGCGCGAACTGGGCTTCGCACCTCGAGCCCGCAGCCGCTGAGGGCCTGGCGCGGCGCGGCGTGTCGGACATCGCAGCGCGCGTGGCGGCGATGGGGTTCAACTGCGTCAGGCTCACCTGGCCGACCTACCTCGCCACCAACGCCACGCTCGCTTCGCTGCCGCTGCGGTGGTCGCTGGAGCGCCTCGGCATGCTGGAGTCCGTCGCCGGCGTGCGGGTCAACAACCCCGCCCTCCTCGACCTGCCCCTCGTCGACGTGTTCCGG GAAGTGGTGTCATCATTAGCCAGCAAAGGTATTATGGTCATACTTGACAACCAAATGACCACTCCAGGATGGTGCTGCAGCAGAACTGATGGCAACGGCTTCTTTGGAGATGTGTACTTCGACCCTGATGAATGGTTAAAAGGCCTCAGTGCAATGGCGACTATGTTTAACAACACAAAATATGTTGTTGGCATGAGCTTGCGGAATGAGCTTCGAGGCCCGAAAcaaaatgttagtttgtggtaCAG GTACATGCAGATGGGTGCTGAAGCTGTGCATGCTGCAAACCCTAACGTCCTGGTTATTTTATCGGGCCTGGATTTTGACAACACTCTCAGCTTCTTGTTCAAAGAAAAAGTTAACCTATCATTTTCCGGAAAGTTAGTTTATGAGCAACATTGGTATGGCTTCTCAGATGGTGGCAATTGGGAAAGTCAGAACCAAAACGATGCTTGTGGGATGGTTGTTGATTTCATATGGGCTAAAGGATTATTCCTACTTCAACAAGGCTGGTCGTTGTTTTTCTCTGAGTTTGGATTTGATATGTCAGGCACACATATTGGTGACAATCGCTATCTTACCTGCTTCTTAAGTGTGGCAGCTGAAATGGATCTGGACTGGTCAATTTGGGCTCTGCAAGGGAGTTACTATATCAGAGAGGGTACTTTAGCTTATGATGAATCATATGGATTGCTATCATGGGACTGGTGTACAGCTAGAAATCCTAGCTTCATTAAAAGGATCAATTCTCTCCAATCACCATTCCAAG GTCCTGGTCTTCCAAACAGTCAAGAGCCATACAACATAATATTCCATCCCCAAAGTGGGCTTTGCGTCTTGGCTAGGTCTTCAAAGTTACTTGAGTTGGGTCCATGCGACGAATCAAACGCCTGGAACTACACCTCAGCATACGAGCTAGTAGTGAAAAGCACAGGACAATGCGTTCAAGCGAAGTCGGTGGGCAAGAATGCAAAGCTTGGCACTGATTGCAGCAAACCAAGTTCGAAGTGGCACCTAATATCAAATTCGAAGATGCATGTTTCGGCTGAGCTCACGAAAAATGGAACCAGGGTGTGCTTGGACGCCAGCCCTGATGGTGCCATCAGAACAAATCAGTGCAAGTGCCTAAGCGTAGATCCGGCCTGTGACCCTGAGAGTCAGTGGTTCAAAGTGATCTTAAGCAGTAGAGACATACCTGGGGGCGACTCCATCTTGCAGTTGCCATCACTTGGTCCCTGGCCTCCGACATCCCTTAGTTCTTGA
- the LOC136494009 gene encoding glycosyl hydrolase 5 family protein-like has product MGCSCSPLAACVALVLLAASLLACRHNGCAAAAVAAPTTLSTASRWVVDESGSRVKLACVNWPSHLEPMLAEGLGKRPVGAIAGDVAAMGFNCVRFTWPTFLVTNTSYSSLTVAQSFQRLNLTESLAGIRVNNPGVVDLKLIDAFKAVVTSLGEHNVMVILDNHLSKPGWCCSNTDGNGFFGDALFDPDVWVDGLTKMATMFAGVPNVVGMSLRNELRGARQNANDWYKYMQRGAEAVHAANPRVLVILSGLQFDNDLAFLNSRPVNLSFTGKVAFEVHWYSFSNSPEWSSSNANQACARITASITRRAFYLLDKGWPVILSEFGVDNRGVNTNDNRYYGCAAAAAADLDLDWALWALQGSYYLREGVLGLDEVYGVLDWAWLRPRNATALRRVQALQRPLRGPGLAEAAPYTVLFHPVSGMCVVVRRRSPTLTQPLELGLGPCNETEAWEYSAQLQRLALRDTALLCLRAEGAGRPATLGVSCGDAMAKWSLVSDSKLHVAVNATSLAGSDGMLCLDVGADGRSVVTNPCRCLSADNSCDPQGQWFKLVSSTRSVATKPTMLAQLPLELKNWKIRSF; this is encoded by the exons ATGGGGTGTTCGTGTTCTCCACTCGCCGCGTGCGTGGCCCTCGTTCTTCTGGCGGCCTCGTTGTTAGCGTGTCGCCACAACgggtgcgcggcggcggccgtggcggcgcCGACGACGCTGTCGACGGCGTCGCGGTGGGTGGTGGACGAGAGCGGGAGCCGGGTGAAGCTGGCGTGCGTGAACTGGCCGTCGCACCTGGAGCCGATGCTGGCGGAAGGGCTGGGCAAGCGGCCCGTCGGCGCCATCGCCGGGGACGTGGCCGCCATGGGGTTCAACTGCGTCAGGTTCACGTGGCCCACGTTCCTGGTCACCAACACCTCCTACTCCAGCCTCACCGTCGCGCAGTCCTTCCAGCGGCTCAACCTCACCGAGTCGCTCGCCGGCATCAGGGTGAACAACCCTGGCGTCGTCGACCTCAAGCTCATCGACGCCTTCAAG GCCGTGGTGACCAGCCTGGGCGAGCACAACGTGATGGTGATCCTGGACAACCACCTGAGCAAGCCCGGGTGGTGCTGCAGCAACACCGACGGCAACGGCTTCTTCGGCGACGCCTTATTCGACCCGGACGTCTGGGTGGACGGCCTCACCAAGATGGCCACCATGTTCGCCGGCGTCCCCAACGTCGTCGGCATGAGCCTTCGGAACGAGCTCAGGGGGGCCAGGCAGAACGCGAACGACTGGTACAA GTACATGCAGCGCGGCGCGGAGGCGGTGCACGCGGCGAACCCGCGCGTGCTGGTCATCCTCTCGGGCCTCCAATTCGACAACGACCTGGCCTTCCTCAACTCGCGGCCGGTGAACCTCAGCTTCACCGGGAAGGTGGCGTTCGAGGTGCACTGGTACAGCTTCTCCAACAGCCCCGAGTGGAGCTCGAGCAACGCCAACCAGGCGTGCGCGCGCATCACGGCCAGCATCACTCGCCGCGCCTTCTACCTGCTCGACAAAGGCTGGCCCGTCATCCTCAGCGAGTTCGGCGTCGACAACCGCGGCGTCAACACCAACGACAACCGCTACTacggctgcgccgccgccgccgcggccgaccTGGACCTGGACTGGGCGCTCTGGGCGCTGCAGGGGAGCTACTACCTCCGCGAGGGCGTGCTGGGGCTGGACGAGGTCTACGGCGTCCTCGACTGGGCCTGGTTGAGGCCGCGCAACGCCACCGCGCTGCGCAGGGTCCAGGCGCTCCAGCGGCCGCTCAGGGGCCCCGGCCTCGCGGAGGCGGCGCCGTACACCGTGCTGTTCCACCCGGTGTCCGGGATGTGCGTGGTGGTGCGCCGCCGGTCGCCGACGCTGACGCAGCCCCTTGAGCTGGGCCTGGGCCCCTGCAACGAGACGGAGGCGTGGGAGTACAGCGCGCAGCTGCAGCGGCTGGCGCTGCGGGACACCGCGCTGCTGTGCCTCCGCGCCGAGGGCGCCGGCAGGCCCGCGACCCTCGGCGTGAGCTGCGGCGACGCGATGGCGAAGTGGAGCCTCGTGTCTGACTCCAAGCTGCACGTCGCCGTCAACGCGACGTCGTTGGCCGGGAGCGACGGCATGCTCTGCCTGGACGTGGGCGCGGACGGCCGGAGCGTGGTGACCAACCCGTGCCGTTGCCTGAGCGCGGACAACAGCTGCGACCCGCAGGGGCAGTGGTTCAAGCTCGTGAGCAGCACCAGGAGCGTGGCCACCAAGCCGACCATGCTCGCGCAGCTGCCGCTCGAGCTCAAAAACTGGAAGATCAGGTCGTTTTGA